One genomic region from Balneola sp. encodes:
- a CDS encoding amidohydrolase: MKKLNIFVFIAALLFGLTATADAQITEKPEFGKFAITGATIHTVTNGTIEGGVILIDGKKIVQVGQNAKITPDYKQIDATGKHVYPGFIDSWTALGLVEVSAVAVTVDNRELGQFNPHMFAFTAFNPHSASVPVTRVSGVTTVLSHPSSGTIAGKAAVMDLWGYSPDSMAVKKSGALVMSLPSSAGGGWWDDRSEKEIKEQYDREIKAINDFIDKAHFYDQMMNAYEANPSGKTKPDFDPRMDAMREVLSGDVPVVISVNREQAILDAIEWTKSHENMNFVFAGVEEGWRVAEEIAEAGIPVLTTTLYTPARDYDNYRRPYENPGLMAAAGVKVAIVSDDTENSRNAPFEAGYAAAYGLGKEEAIKALTINPAEIFGVDDMIGSLEVGKQANLFISDGDPLEPMTNIEHVFIKGYKIPMTSRHTQLYDEFLDRDAVNE; encoded by the coding sequence ATGAAGAAACTCAATATTTTTGTTTTTATAGCTGCTCTGCTGTTTGGTTTAACGGCCACAGCCGATGCACAGATTACAGAGAAACCTGAATTTGGTAAATTTGCCATTACAGGAGCTACCATTCATACCGTAACCAACGGAACAATTGAAGGTGGGGTCATTCTTATCGACGGGAAAAAGATAGTCCAAGTCGGTCAGAATGCTAAAATCACTCCAGACTACAAACAAATAGATGCTACGGGTAAACACGTTTATCCAGGATTTATTGACAGCTGGACTGCTTTAGGCCTGGTAGAAGTATCAGCTGTGGCAGTAACGGTTGATAATCGCGAGTTAGGTCAGTTCAATCCACATATGTTTGCCTTTACAGCTTTCAACCCACACAGTGCTTCTGTACCGGTGACCAGGGTTAGTGGAGTTACAACTGTGCTATCTCATCCAAGCTCAGGCACAATTGCTGGTAAAGCTGCTGTTATGGACCTTTGGGGATATTCTCCGGATTCCATGGCTGTTAAAAAGAGTGGAGCTTTGGTAATGTCTCTGCCTTCATCAGCAGGAGGAGGATGGTGGGACGACCGTTCTGAAAAAGAGATCAAAGAACAATATGATCGGGAAATTAAAGCAATCAATGATTTCATTGACAAGGCTCATTTCTATGATCAAATGATGAATGCCTACGAAGCCAATCCATCAGGCAAAACAAAGCCAGATTTCGATCCAAGAATGGATGCTATGCGTGAAGTTCTTTCCGGAGATGTTCCGGTTGTAATTTCAGTGAATCGTGAGCAAGCCATTTTGGACGCTATTGAATGGACAAAATCTCATGAGAACATGAACTTCGTATTTGCGGGAGTAGAAGAAGGATGGAGAGTTGCTGAAGAGATTGCTGAGGCAGGGATTCCGGTTCTTACAACTACATTATACACACCTGCACGGGATTATGATAACTACCGAAGACCGTACGAAAACCCGGGTCTCATGGCAGCTGCTGGCGTTAAAGTAGCTATCGTTTCTGACGATACCGAAAACTCCAGGAACGCTCCGTTTGAGGCTGGATATGCCGCAGCGTATGGTCTTGGAAAGGAAGAAGCCATTAAGGCACTTACTATTAATCCGGCCGAGATATTCGGTGTAGATGATATGATCGGTTCTCTGGAAGTCGGAAAGCAGGCTAACCTGTTTATCTCCGATGGTGATCCGCTTGAGCCAATGACTAATATTGAGCATGTGTTCATCAAAGGATATAAAATCCCGATGACAAGCCGTCACACTCAGCTTTACGATGAGTTTTTAGATCGTGATGCTGTAAACGAGTAG